The following are encoded together in the Paludisphaera mucosa genome:
- a CDS encoding DUF2207 domain-containing protein: MRAFMGRAARLLTAALALAGVAASAPAPARAQGDDGWSIAGFDVDVTIRPDAGLDVVETVDADFAFPKHGILREIPVRYAVGLHQYALRFRLLGVDDGAGRGYATSVSYESNLVRIRIGDPERVVQGRNRYRIHYHVQRAILWEGNQAWEDGGRAVLRWNATGTEWQVPMEHTRVTVHLPRDLNDSQLSYDAWMGRYGARGREFRKRRVDARTIEYETGRLAAREGITVEVVMPADAVAQPGLALRLRWWLVDNFPYAVFPITAALCFLAWFVRGRDQHGLGTIVVGYEPPDGLTPAEVGTLVDERVDLKDVSATIIDLAVRGYLRIEDVPRGGWFASGDDSRFVRLRGSDGLKPFEKRLYDQIFRGGEDSVLLSDLQEKFYPVLAKVKNELYSTLNKAGFFDGHPEVVRSGFLALGLIAVVAATGLAALLQLAILDRIFPLPVVVTVILSALTVVLTSRYMSRKTRKGRIAWERIAGLEEYIRRAEVDDLRDQERRGVFERLLPYAIIFGLSDRWGKAFADLYRQPPDWYRPANPDDFSTWVLVNDMDRSMWMMNRTFPTQPRSTGDGGSSGRGGGYSWSSGGFGGGGSSGGGFGGGGGSSW; encoded by the coding sequence TTGAGGGCGTTCATGGGTCGGGCCGCCCGCCTGCTGACGGCGGCCCTGGCGCTGGCGGGGGTCGCGGCCTCGGCCCCCGCGCCGGCCCGGGCGCAGGGGGACGACGGCTGGTCGATCGCCGGCTTCGACGTCGACGTCACGATCCGGCCCGACGCGGGCCTCGACGTCGTCGAGACGGTCGACGCCGACTTCGCCTTCCCGAAGCACGGCATCCTCCGCGAGATCCCCGTCCGCTACGCCGTGGGCCTGCACCAGTACGCCCTGCGGTTCCGGCTGCTGGGGGTGGACGACGGCGCGGGCCGGGGCTATGCGACGTCGGTCTCGTACGAGTCGAACCTGGTCCGCATCCGGATCGGCGACCCCGAGCGGGTGGTCCAGGGGCGGAACCGGTACCGCATCCATTACCACGTCCAGCGCGCCATCCTCTGGGAGGGGAACCAGGCGTGGGAGGACGGCGGCCGGGCGGTCCTGCGCTGGAACGCCACGGGGACGGAGTGGCAGGTCCCCATGGAGCACACGCGGGTCACGGTCCACCTCCCCCGCGACCTCAACGATTCTCAGCTCTCGTACGACGCCTGGATGGGCCGCTACGGGGCCAGGGGCCGCGAGTTCCGCAAGCGCCGCGTCGACGCCCGCACCATCGAGTACGAGACCGGCCGGCTCGCCGCCCGCGAGGGGATCACGGTCGAGGTCGTCATGCCCGCCGACGCCGTCGCCCAGCCCGGACTCGCGCTGCGGCTGCGCTGGTGGCTGGTCGACAACTTCCCCTACGCCGTCTTCCCGATCACCGCCGCCCTCTGCTTCCTCGCCTGGTTCGTCCGGGGCCGCGACCAGCACGGCCTGGGGACGATCGTCGTCGGCTACGAGCCCCCCGACGGCCTCACGCCGGCCGAGGTCGGCACCCTGGTCGACGAGCGGGTCGACCTCAAGGACGTGTCGGCCACGATCATCGACCTCGCCGTCCGCGGCTACCTGCGGATCGAGGACGTCCCCCGCGGCGGCTGGTTCGCCTCCGGCGACGACTCCCGGTTCGTCCGCCTGCGAGGCTCCGACGGGCTGAAGCCGTTCGAGAAGCGGCTGTACGACCAGATCTTCCGCGGCGGCGAGGACTCGGTCCTCCTGAGCGACCTCCAGGAGAAGTTCTACCCGGTGCTGGCGAAGGTCAAGAACGAGCTGTACAGCACGCTCAACAAGGCCGGGTTCTTCGACGGCCACCCCGAGGTCGTGCGCTCCGGCTTCCTGGCGCTGGGGCTCATCGCGGTGGTCGCGGCGACGGGCCTGGCGGCGCTCCTGCAGCTCGCGATCCTGGACCGGATCTTCCCCCTGCCGGTGGTCGTGACCGTGATCCTCTCGGCCCTGACCGTGGTCCTGACGAGCCGCTACATGTCGCGGAAGACCCGCAAGGGGCGGATCGCCTGGGAGCGGATCGCGGGCCTGGAGGAGTACATCCGCCGGGCCGAGGTCGACGACCTCCGCGACCAGGAGCGGCGGGGGGTCTTCGAGCGGCTCCTGCCGTACGCGATCATCTTCGGCCTGTCCGACCGCTGGGGCAAGGCGTTCGCCGACCTCTACCGCCAGCCCCCCGACTGGTACCGCCCGGCGAACCCCGACGACTTCTCCACCTGGGTCCTCGTCAACGACATGGACCGCTCCATGTGGATGATGAACCGCACGTTCCCCACCCAGCCCCGCTCCACCGGCGACGGCGGATCCTCCGGCCGCGGCGGCGGCTACTCCTGGTCGTCCGGCGGATTCGGCGGCGGCGGCTCCTCGGGCGGCGGATTCGGCGGCGGCGGCGGCTCGTCGTGGTGA
- a CDS encoding LemA family protein — translation MTVFWIVAGVVALALAYLGWTYNRLISLSRRADGAWSDIDVQLKRRWDLVPALVETVKGYARHETGTLEGVVQARTQAAQAATVPERGATELGLSGAVGRLFAIAEAYPELKAGRNFQELHRSLVDVENNVQYARRYYNAVVRDLNTLIEAFPTSLVASAAGFAPRPFFQIDEAQRATPRVGFDAAAGPGDAPPAAPRQGEARP, via the coding sequence GTGACGGTCTTCTGGATTGTGGCCGGGGTCGTGGCGCTGGCCCTGGCCTACCTGGGGTGGACGTACAATCGGCTAATCAGCCTGAGCCGGCGTGCGGACGGGGCGTGGAGCGACATCGACGTCCAGCTCAAGCGGCGCTGGGACCTCGTGCCGGCGCTCGTCGAGACGGTCAAGGGCTACGCCCGCCACGAGACGGGCACCCTCGAAGGGGTCGTCCAGGCCCGCACCCAGGCCGCGCAGGCGGCGACGGTCCCCGAGCGGGGCGCGACCGAGCTGGGGCTGTCGGGCGCCGTCGGCCGGCTGTTCGCGATCGCCGAGGCCTACCCCGAGCTGAAGGCCGGGCGGAACTTCCAGGAGCTGCACCGGTCGCTGGTCGACGTCGAGAACAACGTCCAGTACGCCCGGCGGTACTACAACGCGGTCGTCCGCGACCTGAACACGCTGATCGAGGCCTTCCCCACGTCGCTCGTGGCGTCGGCGGCCGGGTTCGCGCCCCGGCCCTTCTTCCAGATCGACGAGGCCCAGCGCGCCACGCCCCGCGTCGGGTTCGACGCCGCGGCCGGCCCCGGCGACGCGCCTCCGGCGGCGCCCCGGCAAGGGGAGGCACGGCCTTGA
- a CDS encoding M56 family metallopeptidase — protein sequence MNDLGIALAWLAVQVGLVLAPTLALHAWASRRGPAAGAWVATAGLVMVVALSLASWFQDPGRGRSEPPPRSSSAAPGRVDATTDEGERRPVDGPSAPGVRWRLASLRVAWGILERGASEPAERCRPWGAWLAASALAGAGLGLIRLALGLAAVRACRRRSRPVDDPAMRALLDELAAAMGRARTVELRQADDLSGPAAAGWRRPVILLPADWRSWSPAERRAVLAHELAHVVRGDYATALLARLAVALHFCHPMVRWTAGRLLLQQEQAADALGARFAGGRASYLAALSRLALMQDGRSPGWAARGFLAGRGTLIRRIAMLREQDETRADDRPMVGIRRVATALALASLTLGVASLRGPARGDEPPPASAQEAGSPIALPYVGDDKCGLVAFRPAATFRRAGMQRYTSLLETAMREALSGEFAHAYGVFKDRPGPSSRFAELSEALKPGSAATGRRTLNLSEIELVTAGLRFGRGRNAEEGDLHAFSLGGATIRMTAPFDWPEFLRQWGFELNEAHEAGRGYFRVRGPWRHILGPAPCVLVLDDRTIVYDEEMPIVSALRGDSPTPDYLRGPEWERASRGLLAVVIGNQDGAFAKQYDLGRPSDVAPLFQGVDRWVLGVDDADALAVRGVAACRDGEASQAVGRFIDSAIPAARAEWQADLDRTPPHTKSQALGIGVLRGFLDKIQVRRADRSVELVVDGFASLADLAAVIESELAENSRRPEAEKPAPKP from the coding sequence ATGAACGACCTGGGGATCGCCCTGGCGTGGCTCGCCGTCCAGGTGGGGCTCGTGCTCGCCCCGACCCTGGCGCTGCACGCCTGGGCCTCGCGACGGGGCCCGGCGGCGGGCGCGTGGGTCGCGACGGCGGGCCTGGTGATGGTCGTCGCCCTGAGCCTCGCGTCCTGGTTCCAGGACCCCGGCCGCGGTCGGTCGGAGCCCCCGCCTCGGTCCTCGTCCGCCGCGCCGGGTCGGGTCGATGCGACGACGGACGAGGGCGAGCGCCGCCCCGTCGACGGCCCGTCCGCTCCGGGCGTGCGGTGGCGGCTTGCGAGCCTGCGGGTCGCCTGGGGGATCCTCGAACGCGGGGCCTCCGAGCCGGCGGAGCGGTGCAGGCCCTGGGGCGCCTGGCTGGCGGCCTCCGCCCTGGCCGGGGCGGGCCTGGGGCTGATCCGGCTGGCCCTGGGCCTCGCGGCCGTCCGGGCCTGCCGACGCCGCAGCCGACCCGTCGACGACCCGGCGATGCGGGCCCTGCTCGACGAGCTGGCGGCGGCGATGGGCCGCGCCCGGACGGTCGAGCTGCGGCAGGCGGACGACCTCTCGGGACCGGCCGCGGCGGGATGGCGACGCCCCGTCATCCTGCTGCCGGCCGACTGGCGGTCGTGGAGCCCCGCCGAGCGCCGGGCGGTCCTGGCGCACGAGCTGGCCCACGTCGTCCGGGGCGACTACGCGACGGCGCTGCTGGCGCGGCTGGCCGTCGCCTTGCACTTCTGCCACCCGATGGTCCGCTGGACCGCGGGCCGGCTGCTGTTGCAGCAGGAGCAGGCGGCCGACGCCCTGGGCGCCCGGTTCGCCGGCGGGCGGGCGAGCTACCTCGCGGCGCTCTCGCGCCTGGCCTTGATGCAGGACGGACGGTCCCCGGGATGGGCGGCGAGGGGGTTCCTCGCCGGCCGCGGGACCCTGATCAGGAGGATCGCCATGTTGCGTGAACAGGACGAAACCCGCGCCGACGACCGGCCGATGGTCGGGATCCGGCGAGTCGCCACGGCCCTCGCCCTCGCCTCACTGACCCTCGGAGTCGCGAGCCTCCGCGGCCCGGCGCGAGGAGATGAGCCGCCGCCCGCGTCGGCCCAAGAGGCCGGCTCGCCCATCGCGCTCCCCTACGTGGGCGACGACAAGTGCGGCCTGGTCGCCTTCCGACCGGCCGCGACCTTCCGCCGCGCCGGCATGCAGCGGTATACGTCGCTCCTCGAAACCGCCATGAGAGAAGCCCTGAGCGGCGAGTTCGCCCACGCCTACGGGGTTTTCAAGGATCGCCCCGGCCCGAGTTCCCGATTCGCCGAACTCTCCGAGGCCTTGAAGCCTGGCTCGGCCGCCACGGGGCGTCGAACGCTCAACCTGTCGGAGATCGAGTTGGTGACGGCCGGGCTGCGCTTCGGCCGCGGTCGCAACGCCGAGGAAGGAGACTTACACGCGTTCTCGCTCGGGGGGGCGACCATCCGCATGACCGCCCCGTTCGACTGGCCGGAGTTTCTCCGTCAGTGGGGATTCGAACTGAATGAGGCACACGAAGCCGGCCGCGGCTACTTCCGGGTCCGGGGTCCCTGGCGGCATATCCTGGGACCCGCCCCGTGCGTGCTCGTGTTGGACGACCGCACCATCGTCTATGACGAGGAGATGCCCATCGTCTCGGCGCTCCGGGGCGATTCGCCGACGCCGGACTACCTCCGCGGCCCGGAATGGGAGCGGGCCAGTCGTGGCCTCCTCGCGGTGGTGATCGGCAACCAGGACGGCGCCTTCGCCAAGCAATACGACCTGGGTCGGCCCAGCGATGTGGCACCGCTGTTCCAGGGGGTAGACCGGTGGGTGCTGGGCGTCGACGACGCCGATGCGCTCGCGGTCCGCGGCGTGGCCGCCTGCCGCGACGGCGAGGCCAGCCAGGCCGTCGGCCGCTTCATCGACTCGGCCATACCCGCGGCCCGCGCCGAGTGGCAGGCGGACCTCGACCGAACCCCGCCGCACACGAAGAGTCAGGCGCTCGGGATCGGGGTCCTCAGGGGCTTCCTGGACAAGATCCAAGTCCGGCGCGCCGACCGTTCGGTGGAACTCGTCGTGGACGGCTTCGCCAGCCTCGCCGACCTCGCCGCGGTCATCGAGAGTGAACTGGCCGAGAATTCCCGACGGCCCGAGGCGGAGAAGCCCGCCCCCAAGCCCTGA
- a CDS encoding BlaI/MecI/CopY family transcriptional regulator encodes MARPPAKDLTERELEVMHVFWSRGEATAAEARDRLEEAGLDRTYATIANLVRGLQEKGFLEQVNAERPFVYRAARTFEDVSGRLLGDLVSRVFRGSRAQLLRRLVDERKLTAEEKAVLEKILKEGGR; translated from the coding sequence ATGGCCAGGCCGCCGGCGAAGGACCTGACGGAGCGGGAGCTGGAGGTCATGCACGTCTTCTGGTCGCGGGGCGAGGCGACGGCCGCGGAGGCCCGCGACCGCCTGGAAGAGGCCGGGCTGGACCGGACGTACGCGACGATCGCGAACCTCGTCCGGGGCCTGCAGGAGAAGGGGTTCCTGGAGCAGGTGAACGCGGAGCGGCCGTTCGTCTATCGCGCGGCGAGGACGTTCGAGGACGTCTCCGGGAGGCTGCTGGGCGACCTGGTCAGCCGGGTCTTCCGGGGGTCGCGGGCGCAGCTCCTGCGGCGGCTGGTCGACGAGCGGAAGCTGACGGCCGAGGAGAAGGCCGTCCTCGAGAAGATCCTGAAGGAGGGGGGACGATGA
- a CDS encoding phytoene desaturase family protein → MYDAVIVGGGIGGLATAARLQRRGLSTIVLEAHGQPGGCAGYYRRRGFSFDVGATTLVDFGPGGVGGELLEEIGAPPLARDELQGYVAWMPDRVVTLDRDPAAWAAERARAFGETPAHRRFWALLDHLAAVFWQASRRGVKLPIRGPSDALRAVRSLGLANVGLARYLNWTLADALRREGLQDDRPLVALLGMLVENAVHSTVEDAPLVNAALGVTIWGAGQSRVRGGMRGFWNGLVSRYRELGGELRVGRAVERVEGREGAFRVVTRRETFDAARVVLAVPVASASRIGPPALAEALAPYRRRDDPAMGGAIVVFLGVPESEVAGQVFQHHLVLEDYDRPLGDGNNMFISASPAGDLDTAPEGCRAVVMSTHCELSPWEGLKPEDYEARKRAAGDRLVGLARRAYPDLGRNALVYEVATPRTYERYTRRPRGAVGGAHLTLANANQNAVPHDVGVAGIWLAGDGVWPGLGTVASCVGSRIVADAVARRA, encoded by the coding sequence ATGTACGACGCGGTGATCGTGGGCGGCGGGATCGGCGGGCTGGCGACGGCGGCGCGGTTGCAGCGGCGGGGGCTCTCGACGATCGTCCTGGAGGCGCACGGGCAGCCGGGCGGGTGCGCGGGGTACTACCGGCGGCGGGGGTTCTCGTTCGACGTCGGGGCGACGACGCTGGTGGACTTCGGCCCCGGCGGGGTGGGCGGCGAGCTGCTGGAGGAGATCGGCGCGCCGCCTCTGGCCCGCGACGAGCTGCAAGGCTACGTCGCCTGGATGCCCGACCGCGTCGTGACCCTCGACCGCGACCCGGCGGCCTGGGCGGCCGAGCGCGCCCGCGCGTTCGGCGAGACCCCGGCCCACCGCCGCTTCTGGGCCCTGCTCGACCACCTGGCGGCCGTGTTCTGGCAGGCCAGCCGTCGCGGCGTCAAGCTGCCGATCCGCGGGCCGTCCGACGCGCTTCGGGCCGTGCGATCGCTCGGCCTGGCGAACGTCGGCCTCGCCCGCTACCTGAACTGGACCCTGGCCGACGCCCTGCGGCGGGAAGGCCTGCAGGACGACCGGCCGCTCGTCGCGCTGCTGGGGATGCTGGTCGAGAACGCGGTGCACAGCACGGTGGAAGACGCCCCGCTGGTCAACGCCGCGCTCGGCGTCACGATCTGGGGGGCCGGCCAGAGCCGGGTGCGGGGCGGCATGCGCGGCTTCTGGAACGGGCTCGTGAGCCGTTACCGGGAACTCGGCGGCGAGCTGCGGGTCGGCCGCGCGGTCGAGCGGGTCGAGGGCCGCGAGGGGGCCTTCCGGGTCGTCACCCGCCGCGAGACGTTCGATGCGGCGCGGGTCGTGCTGGCCGTCCCGGTCGCGTCGGCCTCGCGGATCGGCCCCCCCGCCCTGGCCGAGGCGCTCGCGCCCTACCGCCGCCGCGACGACCCCGCGATGGGCGGGGCGATCGTCGTCTTCCTCGGCGTCCCCGAGTCCGAGGTCGCCGGCCAGGTCTTCCAGCACCACCTGGTCCTGGAAGACTACGACCGGCCGCTGGGCGACGGCAACAACATGTTCATCTCGGCGTCGCCCGCGGGCGACCTCGACACCGCGCCCGAGGGCTGCCGCGCGGTCGTGATGTCGACGCACTGCGAGCTGTCGCCGTGGGAGGGGCTGAAGCCCGAGGACTACGAGGCGCGCAAGCGGGCGGCCGGCGATCGCCTGGTCGGCCTCGCCCGCCGCGCCTACCCCGACCTGGGGCGAAACGCCCTCGTCTACGAGGTCGCCACGCCCCGGACGTACGAGCGCTACACCCGACGGCCCCGGGGGGCCGTCGGCGGCGCGCACTTGACCCTGGCGAACGCCAACCAGAACGCCGTCCCGCACGACGTCGGCGTCGCTGGGATCTGGCTGGCGGGCGACGGCGTCTGGCCGGGCCTGGGGACCGTCGCCTCATGCGTCGGCAGCCGGATCGTCGCCGACGCCGTCGCCAGGCGGGCCTGA
- a CDS encoding Gfo/Idh/MocA family protein — translation MPTPARPTRRAALKGLAAAFAAPAVLRRHALAAPSETVRHASFGCSGMALADVQSLAASKHFKLVAAADVDLSRTGEIKKLFPDVKIYQDWRELLDKEKGLDSVNVSTPDHMHAPIAMSALQRGLHVYGQKPLTQTIYEARRLTEVAARSPKLVTQMGIQIHSHPVHRQVVAAIRSGAIGKVKEVHSWSGKDWGDRDPRPDRQDPVPDGLNWDGWLGVAGARPFLAGYYHPGNWRKRLDFGTGTFGDMGCHILDPVYEALALTAPKSVRSDGDVPGADSWGLDNRVHYVFPATPHTAEELSLHWYNGAHRPSDEVKALLGKHEMSGQGSVYIGTEGVLYSPYIDAPILLPEDKFKEVKLPEVAGADHYVQFLDACRGEGAASAPFAYAGPLTEMVLLGCLATRFPQTTLEWDAATLKVANVPEASALVRKKYRGGWEVEGL, via the coding sequence ATGCCGACTCCCGCCCGCCCCACCCGCCGCGCCGCCCTCAAGGGCCTCGCCGCCGCGTTCGCGGCCCCCGCCGTCCTCCGCAGGCACGCCCTCGCCGCGCCGAGCGAGACCGTGCGCCACGCCAGCTTCGGCTGCTCGGGCATGGCGCTCGCCGACGTGCAGAGCCTGGCCGCGAGCAAGCACTTCAAGCTCGTCGCCGCGGCCGACGTCGACCTCTCCCGCACCGGCGAGATCAAGAAGCTCTTCCCCGACGTCAAGATCTACCAGGACTGGCGCGAGCTGCTCGACAAGGAGAAGGGGCTCGACTCCGTCAACGTCTCGACCCCCGACCACATGCACGCCCCGATCGCCATGAGCGCGCTGCAGCGCGGGCTGCACGTCTACGGCCAGAAGCCGCTCACGCAGACGATCTACGAGGCCCGGCGGCTCACCGAGGTCGCCGCCCGCTCGCCTAAGCTAGTCACCCAGATGGGCATCCAGATCCACTCGCACCCCGTCCACCGCCAGGTCGTCGCCGCGATCCGCTCGGGCGCGATCGGCAAGGTGAAGGAGGTCCACAGCTGGAGCGGCAAGGACTGGGGCGACCGCGACCCCCGGCCCGACCGCCAGGACCCCGTCCCGGACGGGCTGAACTGGGACGGCTGGCTGGGCGTCGCGGGCGCGCGGCCCTTCCTCGCCGGCTACTACCACCCCGGCAACTGGCGGAAGCGGCTCGACTTCGGCACCGGCACGTTCGGCGACATGGGCTGCCACATCCTCGACCCGGTGTACGAGGCCCTCGCCCTCACGGCGCCCAAATCCGTCCGCTCCGACGGCGACGTCCCCGGGGCCGACTCGTGGGGCCTGGACAACCGCGTCCACTACGTCTTCCCCGCGACCCCGCACACCGCCGAGGAGCTGTCGCTGCACTGGTACAACGGCGCGCACCGGCCGTCCGACGAGGTCAAGGCGCTGCTGGGCAAGCATGAGATGTCGGGCCAGGGCTCGGTCTACATCGGCACCGAGGGCGTCCTCTACTCGCCATACATCGACGCGCCGATCCTGCTGCCCGAGGACAAGTTCAAGGAGGTCAAGCTCCCCGAGGTCGCCGGCGCCGACCACTACGTCCAGTTCCTCGACGCCTGCCGCGGCGAGGGCGCGGCCTCGGCCCCCTTCGCCTACGCCGGCCCCCTGACCGAGATGGTCCTGCTCGGCTGCCTCGCCACCCGCTTCCCCCAGACGACCCTCGAATGGGACGCCGCGACGCTCAAGGTCGCGAACGTCCCCGAGGCCTCGGCGCTCGTCCGCAAGAAATACCGCGGCGGCTGGGAAGTCGAAGGGCTCTGA
- a CDS encoding DinB family protein: protein MAAPKPDESMSHFGDYIALVPEDDVLPALRSELAATLASLSGLDDAEAMRRHPPYTWSIKEVVAHLIDAERVFGYRALRFARSDATPLPGFDENLYAQTSGADARPLADLLDEFEALRRSHVRFFEGLSPEAWDRRGVASDATISVRALAYVIVGHERHHATIVRRRLGPA from the coding sequence ATGGCGGCGCCGAAACCCGACGAGTCCATGTCGCACTTCGGGGATTACATCGCGCTCGTACCCGAGGACGACGTCCTGCCGGCGCTGCGGTCGGAACTCGCGGCGACGCTCGCCTCGCTGAGCGGGCTCGACGACGCCGAGGCGATGCGACGGCACCCGCCCTACACGTGGAGCATCAAGGAGGTGGTCGCTCACCTCATCGACGCCGAGCGGGTGTTCGGCTACCGGGCCCTCCGGTTCGCCCGTTCCGACGCGACGCCCTTGCCCGGGTTCGACGAGAACCTCTACGCCCAAACCTCCGGGGCCGACGCCCGACCCCTGGCCGACCTGCTGGACGAGTTCGAGGCGCTCCGCCGGTCGCACGTCCGATTCTTCGAAGGCCTTTCCCCGGAGGCGTGGGATCGTCGCGGCGTCGCCAGCGACGCGACCATCAGCGTCCGGGCCCTGGCCTACGTCATCGTCGGCCACGAGCGCCACCACGCGACGATCGTGCGGCGTCGGCTGGGCCCGGCCTGA
- a CDS encoding alpha-L-fucosidase — translation MNPTRSLLLASLLILASRPASIEAAPPPEPRPPVASPRQLRWQELETYAFLHFGPNTFTDKEWGYGDESPALFQPTDFDADAIVASLKAGGLRGLVLTAKHHDGFCLWPSKFTEHSVKNSPWKGGKGDVVRELSEACKRAGLRFGVYLSPWDRNHQDYGKPEYVAYYRKQLRELLTEYGPIFEVWFDGANGGDGYYGGARTTRKIDPITYYGWDETIALVRELQPDACIFSDLGPDTRWVGNESGVAGDTCWATFDPKGYAVGKTPGEILNVGMRDGPVWLPAEVDVSIRPGWFHHAAEDRAVKSVDRLYKLYFDSVGRGCNLILNIPPDRRGRIHESDARAIKDWRRRLDAVFATDLAKGAKAAADQSRGGDPAFAADKAVDGDRATYWSTDDGATTAELTLDLGKPTTFDVVRLREFLPLGQRVDEVAVDAWDGRAWKPLAAATSIGAQRLIALSEPTTTDRVRLRIVKAAACPAISEFSLFFSRAGSQ, via the coding sequence ATGAACCCCACCCGCAGCCTTCTCCTCGCGTCCCTGCTGATCCTGGCCTCCCGTCCCGCCTCGATCGAGGCCGCCCCTCCGCCGGAGCCTAGACCGCCGGTCGCCAGCCCTCGGCAGCTCCGCTGGCAGGAGCTGGAGACTTACGCCTTCCTCCACTTCGGGCCCAACACGTTCACCGACAAGGAGTGGGGCTACGGCGACGAGTCCCCCGCCCTGTTTCAGCCGACCGACTTCGACGCCGACGCGATCGTCGCGAGCCTCAAGGCGGGCGGCCTGCGGGGACTCGTCCTGACGGCCAAGCACCACGACGGCTTCTGCCTCTGGCCCAGCAAGTTCACCGAGCACTCGGTCAAGAACAGCCCGTGGAAGGGCGGCAAGGGGGACGTCGTCCGCGAGCTTTCCGAGGCCTGCAAGCGCGCGGGGCTGAGGTTCGGCGTCTACCTCTCGCCCTGGGACCGCAATCATCAAGATTACGGCAAGCCCGAATACGTCGCGTACTACCGCAAGCAGCTCCGCGAATTGCTGACGGAGTACGGGCCGATTTTCGAGGTCTGGTTCGACGGGGCCAACGGCGGCGACGGCTACTACGGCGGCGCGCGGACGACGCGGAAGATCGACCCGATCACCTACTACGGGTGGGACGAGACGATCGCGCTGGTCCGCGAGCTTCAGCCCGACGCCTGCATCTTCAGCGACCTGGGCCCGGACACGCGCTGGGTGGGCAACGAGTCGGGCGTGGCCGGCGACACCTGCTGGGCGACCTTCGACCCTAAGGGATACGCCGTCGGCAAGACGCCGGGCGAGATCCTCAACGTCGGCATGCGCGACGGCCCGGTTTGGCTGCCGGCCGAGGTCGACGTCTCCATCCGTCCCGGCTGGTTCCACCACGCGGCCGAGGACAGGGCGGTGAAGTCGGTCGACCGCCTGTACAAGCTCTATTTCGACTCCGTCGGCCGGGGCTGCAACCTGATCCTGAACATCCCCCCCGACCGCCGCGGCCGGATCCACGAGTCCGACGCCCGCGCCATCAAGGACTGGCGCCGCCGCCTCGACGCGGTCTTCGCGACCGACCTGGCGAAGGGCGCGAAGGCCGCCGCCGACCAATCCCGCGGCGGCGACCCGGCGTTCGCGGCCGACAAGGCCGTCGACGGCGACCGCGCGACCTACTGGTCGACCGACGACGGCGCGACCACCGCCGAGCTGACGCTCGACCTGGGCAAGCCCACCACCTTCGACGTCGTCCGCCTTCGCGAATTCCTCCCCCTCGGCCAGCGCGTCGACGAGGTCGCCGTCGACGCCTGGGACGGCCGCGCCTGGAAGCCGCTCGCCGCCGCCACCAGCATCGGCGCCCAGCGCCTGATCGCCCTCTCCGAGCCCACCACGACGGACCGCGTCCGCCTCCGCATCGTCAAGGCCGCCGCCTGCCCCGCGATCTCGGAGTTCAGCCTGTTCTTCAGCCGCGCCGGGAGCCAGTGA
- a CDS encoding ankyrin repeat domain-containing protein translates to MRTPTTAAVRRSVARSAGESDRRTLEMILAAGGRLGLREAVILGDVDLARRILDADPTIDVSGDAHWYHSYPFLMVAAEFGRPEMARFLLDRGAAIEATDEDVGFTALGVAACVGCLEVAALLLDRGAEIDHVDVHGFTPLAHAAERRKLDVVRLLIARGARRGILDAVLLGDAARVAALLAEVDGPEGRDLYVVQACRELAVAAGDLEILALLLDSDPPSPWDDYGCPTFLGSAAESGGLDVVELLVSRGYDPNQPDRDGLTPLARAERAGHSEVADYLRRLA, encoded by the coding sequence ATGCGGACGCCGACGACCGCCGCGGTACGCCGGTCCGTCGCGCGGTCGGCCGGCGAGTCCGACCGCCGGACGCTGGAGATGATCCTGGCCGCCGGGGGCCGACTCGGGCTGCGCGAGGCCGTGATCCTGGGAGACGTGGACCTGGCTCGACGGATCCTCGACGCGGATCCGACGATCGACGTCTCCGGCGACGCCCACTGGTACCATTCCTACCCCTTTCTCATGGTCGCCGCCGAGTTCGGCCGCCCTGAAATGGCCCGTTTCCTGCTCGACCGCGGCGCGGCCATCGAGGCGACCGACGAAGACGTCGGCTTCACGGCGCTCGGGGTCGCGGCCTGCGTCGGATGCCTGGAAGTCGCCGCCTTGCTCCTGGACCGCGGGGCCGAGATCGACCATGTGGACGTCCACGGTTTCACGCCGCTGGCGCACGCGGCCGAAAGACGAAAGCTGGACGTCGTCCGCCTGCTGATCGCACGGGGCGCGCGGCGGGGGATCCTGGACGCCGTACTGCTGGGGGACGCGGCCCGCGTCGCGGCCTTGCTCGCGGAGGTCGATGGACCGGAAGGGCGCGACCTCTACGTGGTCCAGGCCTGTCGTGAGCTGGCCGTCGCGGCCGGCGACCTGGAGATCCTCGCCCTCCTGCTGGATTCGGACCCTCCTTCCCCATGGGATGACTACGGCTGCCCGACTTTCCTCGGGTCCGCCGCCGAATCGGGCGGGCTCGACGTCGTCGAACTCCTCGTCTCTCGCGGCTACGACCCGAATCAGCCCGACCGCGACGGCCTCACCCCCCTGGCCCGTGCGGAGCGCGCCGGCCATTCGGAGGTCGCGGATTACCTGCGGCGGCTGGCGTAG